In Daphnia magna isolate NIES linkage group LG7, ASM2063170v1.1, whole genome shotgun sequence, a single genomic region encodes these proteins:
- the LOC116923522 gene encoding spectrin alpha chain isoform X2, producing MEQTIAPKEVRILETAEDIQERRDQVLSRYSQFKSEARAKRDKLEDSRRFQYFKRDADELESWIFEKLQAASDESYRDPTNLQAKIQKHQAFEAEVAAHSNAIVSLDNIGLEMINEGHFSAEIIQKRLKELHRLWELLLSRLADKGMKLQQALVLVQFLRQCDEVMFWINDKEAFVSSDEFGSDLEHVEVLQRKFDEFQKDMAAQEFRVTEVLELADRLIKDGHPEVDTINRRKEELKESWQRLRLLALNRQEKLFGAHEIQRFNRDADETVAWITEKDVVLSSDDFGRDLASVQTLQRKHEGVERDLAALEDKVMTLGQEAARLCGIHPDHADQIKAKHQEIENNWESLTGKAKERKRRLDDSYFLHRFLSDFRDLVSWIHDMKAIIAADELAKDVAGAEALLERHQEHRGEIDAREDSFRATAEAGQVLVEKEHWAAPEVNEKLITLSNEKQNLLTLWEERRILYEQCMDLQLFYRDTEQADTWMAKQEAFLSNEDLGDSLDSVEALIKKHEDFEKSLAAQEEKIKALDEFASKLIEGQHYAAEDVAQRRALLLDRRGALLEKSGQRRVLLEDSFRLQQFERDCDETKGWINEKLKFATDDSYLDPTNLNGKVQKHQTFEQEMTANKSRIEELDAVGRELIEGNHWATDRIHSRLEEIVRLWETLLAATERKGTRLAQASQQQQFNRGVEDLEIWLSEVEGQLLSEDYGKDLTSVQNLQKKHALLEADVTSHQDRTDAIKSAAQQFIDSGHFDVDSILSKQASVTERFDALQNPMSLRKQRLLDSLRVQQLFRDVEDEEAWIREKEPIAASTNRGRDLIGVQNLIKKHQAVLAEMHNHEPHVLAVCQTGFQMADDGHFAADEVHKRIQALTDHWAYLKEKAFQRKQDLEDSLQAHQYFADANEAESWIKEKEPLSGSVDYGKDEDSSEALLKKHEALMSDLEAFGSTIVALREQAQSCPQEAPVSDVSGKECVVALYDYTEKSPREVSMRKGDVLTLLNSNNKDWWKVEVNDRQGFVPAAYVKKIEPGLSASQQALAEQSSITARQVQIDSQYQSLMALARERQRKLSETCKAYVLVREAAELAQWIKNKEQYAHIEDVGEDLEQVEVMQKKFDDFNADLKANEVRLAEMNEIAMQLMSLGQTEAALKIQTQMEDLNRKWASIQQLTAERAQQLGSAHEVQRFHRDVDETKDWIHEKDEALNNDDLGKDLRSVQALQRKHEGLERDLAALGDKIRQLDEAAARLVQGHPDSAETINSKQEEIHDEWTQLTAKANARKEKLLDSYDLQRFLSDYRDLTAWIQSMMGLVASDELASDVTGAEALLERHQNYRNEIDAHYGIPQEHRTEIDARAGTFQAFELFGQHLLQSNHYASTEVQEKLENMNVARQELEKAWIGRRMELDQCLELQLFYRDCEQAENWMSAREAFLAAEELDSQGDNVEALIKKHEDFDKAINAQEEKIAALATFADQLVAAEHYASNAIDGKKIQVLDRWGNLKEALIEKRSKLGESQTLQQFSRDADEVENWMAEKLQLATEESYRDPANIQSKHQKHQAFEAELAANADRIQAVLAMGQNLIDKHQCAGSEEAVQSRLVSIADQWEFLTHKTAEKSMKLKEANKQRTYIAAVKDLDFWLGEVESLLTSEDAGKDLASVQNLMKKHQLVDADILAHEDRIKDMNDQADSLIESGQFDAAAIQEKRQSINERYERIKNLAAHRQARLNEAMTLHQFFRDIADEESWIKEKKLLVASDDYGRDLTGVQNLKKKHKRLESELASHEPAIQAVQDAGQQLMNVSNLGVPEIEQRLRMLNQAWDELKLMAATRGTKLEESLTYQQFLAKVEEEEAWISEKQQLLSVEDFGDNMAAVQGLLKKHDAFETDLAVHRDRCNEICEAGNSLIRDGNHHSSSVGQRCQQLQDKLETLGSIAKRRKGRLLDNAAYLQFMWKADVVESWIADKENHVRSEDFGRDLSSVQTLLTKQETFDAGLHAFEQEGIQNITTLKDQLVSAGHDQTATILSRHGDVLSRWNSLLGASNSRKQRLLRMQDQFRQIEELYLTFAKKASAFNSWFENAEEDLTDPVRCNSIEEIRALREAHAQFQASLSSAQVDFESLAALDAEIKSFKVGPNPYTWFTMEALEDTWRNLQKIISERDAELLKEAQRQEDNDRLRKEFARHANAFHQWLTETRASMMEGSGTLEQQLEATKRKASEVRARRQDLKKIEDLGAILEEHLILDNRYTEHSTVGLAQQWDQLDQLGMRMQHNLEQQIQARNQSGVSEDALKEFSMMFKHFDKEKTGRLNHQEFKSCLRALGYDLPMVEEGQVDQEFETIVDIVDPNRDGYVSLQEYMAFMISKETENVQSSEEIENAFRAITNGERPYVTKEELYANLTKEMADYCVSRMNPYVDSKSGKPVLGALDYMDFTRTLFQN from the exons ATGGAGCAGACTATAGCTCCCAAAGAAGTCAGGATCCTGGAAACTGCTGAAGATATTCAGGAGAGAAGAGATCAAGTCCTCTCTCGTTATTCGCAATTCAAATCAGAAGCCCGAGCAAAGCGTGACAAGTTAGAAGACTCTCGTCGTTTCCAGTATTTCAAGCGTGACGCTGATGAATTGGAATCATGGATTTTTGAGAAGCTTCAGGCTGCTTCAGATGAAAGTTATAGGGATCCTACAAATCTCCAagccaaaattcaaaaacatcaAGCATTTGAGGCAGAAGTTGCTGCCCACAGCAATGCAATTGTCAGCCTTGACAACATTGGACTTGAAATGATAAATGAAGGTCATTTTTCTGcagaaataattcaaaaacggTTGAAAGAGTTGCACCGCTTGTGGGAGCTGCTTCTTTCGCGTTTAGCCGATAAGGGCATGAAGTTACAGCAGGCTCTTGTCCTTGTGCAGTTCTTACGCCAATGCGATGAAGTTATGTTTTGGATCAATGATAAG GAAGCTTTTGTTTCATCTGATGAATTCGGATCAGATCTAGAACATGTCGAAGTATTACAACGCAAATTTGACGAATTTCAGAAAGACATGGCAGCTCAAGAGTTCAGAGTAACTGAGGTCTTAGAACTTGCTGATCGCTTAATCAAAGACGGCCATCCTGAAGTTGATACCATCAATCGCCGCAAAGAG GAACTAAAAGAGTCATGGCAAAGGTTGAGGTTGTTGGCACTGAATCGCCAAGAGAAGCTTTTTGGTGCCCATGAAATCCAGCGTTTTAACCGGGATGCTGATGAAACCGTTGCGTGGATTACCGAAAAAGATGTTGTCTTGTCGTCAGACGATTTTGGTCGTGACTTAGCAAGTGTACAGACACTGCAGCGTAAACATGAAGGTGTCGAGCGCGATCTTGCAGCTTTGGAAGATAAAGTTATGACTCTGGGACAAGAAGCAGCTCGCCTATGCGGTATTCATCCGGACCATGCAGATCAAATCAAAGCCAAGCATCAAGAGATAGAAAATAACTGGGAAAGCCTGACTGGCAAAGCTAAG GAACGCAAACGTCGACTAGACGACTCTTACTTTCTACATCGCTTTTTATCGGACTTCCGTGATTTAGTCTCATGGATTCACGATATGAAAGCCATTATCGCCGCAGATGAATTGGCTAAAGATGTTGCAGGTGCCGAAGCCTTGCTGGAACGTCACCAAGAACACAGG GGAGAAATTGATGCCAGAGAAGATAGCTTTCGCGCAACCGCAGAAGCCGGTCAAGTCTTGGTAGAGAAGGAACATTGGGCTGCACCGGAAGTAAACGAAAAACTGATTACCTTGTCCAACGAGAAACAAAATTTGTTGACACTATGGGAGGAGCGACGAATTTTGTACGAACAGTGCATGGATCTTCAACTTTTTTATCG GGATACCGAGCAAGCTGACACTTGGATGGCCAAACAAGAGGCTTTCTTGTCTAATGAAGATCTGGGTGATTCGCTGGATTCTGTCGAAGCTCTTATCAAGAAACACGAGGACTTCGAAAAATCACTGGCTGCTCaggaagagaaaataaaagcttTGGATGAATTCGCGTCTAAGCTGATTGAAG GTCAACATTATGCTGCTGAAGATGTGGCCCAACGCCGCGCCCTTTTATTAGATCGCCGTGGAGCTCTACTCGAAAAGTCCGGCCAGCGACGGGTTTTACTAGAAGATTCCTTCCGTTTGCAACAGTTTGAAAGAGACTGCGATGAAACAAAAGGTTGGATCAACGAAAAACTCAAGTTCGCAACCGATGATAGCTACTTAGACCCAACCAACTTGAATGGAAAAGTTCAGAAGCACCAAACATTTGAACAAGAAATGACTGCAAACAAAAGTCGTATTGAAGAACTTGACGCCGTAGGACGTGAATTGATTGAAGGAAACCATTGGGCTACCGATAGGATCCACTCACGCCTGGAAGAAATCGTTCGTTTATGGGAAACACTTTTAGCTGCCACCGAACGAAAGGGAACCAGATTGGCTCAGGCCTCCCAACAGCAGCAATTCAATCGCGGCGTTGAAGACTTGGAAATTTGGTTGAGCGAAGTCGAAGGCCAGCTATTAAGCGAGGACTACGGCAAAGATTTGACTAGTGTTCAGAACTTGCAAAAGAAGCATGCTTTATTGGAAGCAGATGTAACTTCTCATCAGGATCGCACTGATGCTATTAAATCAGCCGCCCAGCAGTTTATCGATTCAGGGCATTTTGATGTTGACAGCATTCTCTCCAAACAG GCTAGTGTAACAGAGCGCTTTGATGCCTTGCAAAACCCGATGAGTTTGCGTAAGCAGCGGCTTTTAGATTCTCTTCGAGTTCAGCAACTCTTTCGCGATGTGGAAGACGAAGAAGCTTGGATTCGCGAAAAAGAGCCAATCGCAGCATCCACCAACCGTGGCCGTGACCTAATAGGTGTACAAAATCTGATCAAGAAACATCAAGCGGTCTTAGCTGAAATGCACAATCACGAACCACATGTCTTGGCTGTTTGCCAAACTGGGTTCCAAATGGCTGATGATGGTCATTTTGCCGCCGACGAGGTACACAAGCGTATCCAGGCACTGACTGACCATTGGGCCTATTTGAAAGAGAAAGCCTTCCAGCGGAAGCAAGATTTGGAAGACTCGCTCCAAGCCCATCAATACTTTGCGGATGCCAATGAAGCAGAGTCTTGGATCAAAGAAAAGGAACCCCTGTCTGGCAGTGTCGATTATGGCAAAGATGAGGATTCATCGGAAGCTTTGTTGAAGAAACATGAGGCACTGATGTCTGACCTTGAAGCTTTTGGATCAACAATTGTTGCTCTTAGAGAGCAAGCACAAAGTTGCCCA CAAGAAGCCCCAGTGTCTGACGTTTCTGGCAAGGAGTGTGTTGTGGCCCTGTATGATTATACTGAAAAGTCACCTCGTGAAGTCTCCATGCGCAAAGGAGATGTTCTCACTCTGTTGAATTCCAACAACAAG GATTGGTGGAAAGTCGAAGTGAATGATCGCCAAGGTTTTGTTCCAGCTGcctatgttaaaaaaattgaaccaGGATTGTCAGCATCGCAGCAGGCTTTGGCGGAACAGAGTTCGATCACTGCGCGCCAAGTCCAAATCGATAGCCAGTACCAGTCTTTAATGGCTTTGGCCCGCGAACGCCAGCGAAAATTATCTGAAACGTGCAAGGCGTACGTTTTGGTGCGTGAAGCAGCTGAACTTGCCCAATGGATTAAGAATAAG GAGCAATATGCTCACATTGAAGACGTAGGCGAAGATTTGGAACAAGTCGAAGTAATGCAGAAAAAATTCGACGATTTTAATGCCGATCTAAAAGCAAATGAAGTACGCTTGGCAGAGATGAACGAAATTGCCATGCAGTTGATGAGTCTTGGCCAAACGGAAGCAGCTCTGAAAATTCAAACACAGATGGAAGACTTAAATCGAAAATGGGCGTCGATTCAGCAACTAACAGCCGAACGAGCTCAACAGTTGGGATCAGCTCACGAAGTTCAACGTTTCCACCGTGACGTTGATGAGACCAAAGATTGGATACATGAGAAAGACGAAGCTCTCAACAATGACGACTTAGGCAAAGACCTTCGCAGTGTTCAAGCGCTTCAGCGCAAGCATGAAGGCCTAGAGCGAGATCTTGCTGCTCTAGGAGACAAA ATTCGTCAATTGGATGAAGCTGCTGCTCGTCTGGTGCAAGGACACCCTGATTCTGCCGAAACCATTAAttcaaaacaagaagaaatccACGATGAGTGGACACAACTGACGGCAAAGGCAAACGCCCGCAAGGAAAAACTATTGGATTCGTACGATCTCCAGCGTTTCTTAAGCGATTATCGTGACTTGACTGCTTGGATTCAGTCAATGATGGGATTAGTTGCTTCGGATGAATTGGCTTCAGATGTTACCGGAGCCGAAGCACTTTTGGAACGCCATCAG AATTATCGGAACGAAATCGATGCCCACTACGGTATTCCGCAG GAGCATCGCACAGAAATTGATGCTAGAGCAGGAACCTTTCAAGCTTTCGAGCTGTTTGGACAGCATTTACTGCAGTCCAATCATTATGCTTCTACAGAAGTCCAGGAGAAATTGGAGAATATGAATGTGGCTCGCCAAGAACTTGAAAA AGCTTGGATCGGTCGCCGTATGGAGTTAGATCAGTGCTTGGAGCTACAACTATTTTACCGCGATTGTGAACAAGCCGAAAATTGGATGTCGGCACGCGAAGCTTTCCTAGCCGCTGAGGAGTTAGACAGTCAAGGAGACAATGTGGAAGCTCTGAttaagaaacacgaagattttgacaaagcCATTAAtgcacaagaagaaaaaattgccG ctCTTGCTACCTTCGCTGATCAACTGGTTGCTGCTGAACACTACGCGAGCAATGCCATTGATGGCAAAAAGATCCAGGTGTTGGACCGCTGGGGTAACTTGAAGGAAGCGTTGATCGAGAAACGCTCCAAGTTAGGAGAATCGCAGACTCTGCAACAGTTCTCTCGTGATGCGGACGAG GTTGAAAACTGGATGGCAGAAAAATTGCAATTAGCTACAGAAGAGAGCTATCGGGATCCTGCCAATATCCAATCAAAACACCAGAAGCATCAAGCTTTTGAAGCTGAGTTAGCTGCAAATGCTGACCGtattcag GCTGTGCTTGCCATGGGTCAAAATTTGATTGATAAACACCAGTGCGCAGGATCCGAAGAAGCCGTTCAAAGTCGTTTGGTTTCTATTGCGGATCAGTGGGAGTTCCTTACACACAAGACAGCAGAGAAGTCAATGAAATTAAAGGAAGCTAACAAACAACGTACTTACATCGCCGCTGTTAAAGATCTTGATTTCTGGCTTGGAGAAGTCGAGTCTCTTTTGACTTCCGAAGATGCAGGCAAAGATTTGGCATCAGTgcagaatttaatgaaaaagcATCAGTTGGTAGATGCCGACATCTTG GCCCACGAAGATCGTATTAAGGATATGAACGATCAAGCTGATTCATTAATCGAAAGTGGACAGTTTGATGCGGCCGCCATTCAG GAAAAACGCCAATCCATTAACGAACGATACGAACGCATCAAGAATTTGGCTGCACATCGCCAAGCAAGGTTGAACGAGGCGATGACTCTACATCAGTTCTTCCGTGACATCGCCGACGAAGAGTCCTGgattaaagaaaagaaattattggTCGCATCCGACGACTATGGTCGCGATTTAACTGGTGTTCAGAACTTGAAGAAGAAGCACAAACGTCTGGAATCTGAGCTGGCATCGCACGAACCTGCCATTCAAGCGGTTCAAGATGCTGGTCAGCAGTTAATGAACGTTTCCAATCTGGGAGTGCCCGAGATCGAGCAACGTCTTCGTATGCTCAATCAG GCTTGGGATGAGCTGAAACTGATGGCTGCCACCCGTGGTACCAAACTGGAAGAGTCTTTGACGTATCAACAATTTTTAGCCAAAGTTGAGGAAGAGGAAGCTTGGATTAGCGAAAAGCAACAATTGCTCTCTGTCGAAGATTTTGGTGACAACATGGCTGCTGTTCAAGGTCTGTTAAAGAAGCATGACGCCTTTGAAACCGATCTTGCCGTCCACCGTGATCGCTGCAACGAAATTTGTGAAGCTGGTAACAGTCTTATTCGAGATGGCAATCACCATTCTTCTTCAGTCGGCCAACGCTGTCAACAACTACAG GACAAGCTAGAAACCCTTGGGTCCATTGCCAAGCGTAGAAAGGGCCGTTTGCTAGACAACGCGGCTTATTTGCAGTTTATGTGGAAGGCCGACGTAGTCGAATCTTGGATTGCCGACAAAGAAAATCATGTCCGGTCAGAGGATTTTGGTCGAGATCTTTCCTCGGTTCAAACTCTACTGACAAAGCAGGAGACCTTCGATGCAG GCTTGCACGCTTTCGAACAAGAAGGCATTCAAAACATCACAACCTTGAAAGATCAGTTGGTGAGTGCTGGTCACGATCAGACTGCCACCATTTTGAGTCGCCATGGCGATGTTCTTTCCCGGTGGAATTCGTTATTGGGAGCATCCAATTCGCGCAAGCAACGATTGCTCCGTATGCAGGATCAGTTCAGACAGATTGAAGAACTCTATCTTACCTTTGCGAAGAAGGCATCAGCTTTCAACTCGTGGTTTGAGAATGCCGAGGAAGACCTCACCGACCCAGTCCGATGTAATTCTATTGAGGAGATCCGTGCCCTTCGAGAAGCCCATGCCCAATTTCAG GCTTCGCTGTCATCCGCCCAAGTCGATTTTGAGTCATTGGCAGCTTTGGACGCTGAAATCAAGAGCTTTAAAGTTGGGCCGAACCCGTATACCTGGTTTACAATGGAAGCACTAGAAGACACTTGGCGCAACCTGCAAAAGATTATATCTGAGCGTGATGCTGAGCTCTTGAAAGAGGCACAGCGCCAAGAAGACAACGACCGTCTCCGAAAAGAATTCGCACGCCATGCGAATGCTTTTCATCAATGGTTAACAGAGACGAG gGCTTCCATGATGGAAGGTTCCGGTACCTTGGAACAACAGCTTGAAGCAACAAAG CGTAAGGCGTCCGAAGTAAGAGCTCGTCGACAAGATTTGAAGAAGATTGAAGACCTTGGTGCTATCTTGGAAGAACATCTGATTCTAGATAACCGTTACACTGAACACAG TACTGTCGGCTTGGCTCAACAATGGGATCAGCTGGACCAACTAGGAATGCGCATGCAACACAATTTAGAACAACAGATTCAAGCCCGTAATCAGTCAGGAGTCAGCGAAGACGCTCTTAAGGAATTCTCTATGATGTTCAA GCATTTTGACAAGGAGAAGACTGGCCGTCTGAATCATCAAGAATTCAAGTCTTGTTTACGTGCGCTTGGATACGATCTTCCTATGGTGGAAGAAGGTCAAGTTGATCAAGAATTCGAGACCATAGTTG ATATTGTAGATCCTAATCGCGACGGATATGTGTCCCTACAAGAATATATGGCTTTTATGATAAGCAAAGAAACTGAGAATGTCCAAAGCTCGGAGGAAATTGAAAACGCTTTCCGTGCCATCACCAACGGCGAAAGGCCTTACGTCACCAAGGAAGAATTATACGCC AACCTCACGAAAGAAATGGCCGACTATTGCGTTTCACGTATGAACCCTTACGTCGACTCCAAGTCCGGAAAACCGGTCCTGGGCGCGTTAGATTACATGGATTTTACCCGGACCCTATTCCAAAATTAA